A genomic window from Gambusia affinis linkage group LG16, SWU_Gaff_1.0, whole genome shotgun sequence includes:
- the LOC122846437 gene encoding retinol dehydrogenase 14-like translates to MQGKTVIVTGANSGIGKATAAAIVKLQGRVIMACRDQTRAEEAAQNIRQETGADARQVMVKQLDLASLRSVRSFCEDIIKEEPQLHVLINNAGVYQCPYTKTEDGFEMQFGVNHLGHFLLTHLLMDLLKHSAPSRIVVVSSKLYKHGDINFEDLNSEQFYDKAFAYSRSKLANLLFTCELARRLEGSGVTVNALTPGIVRTNLGRHVHIPVLAKPLFNLISRGLFKSPEEGAQTSVYLASSPDVDGVQGKCFADCKPLELLDKATDQEVASKLWDISEVMVGITT, encoded by the exons ATGCAGGGGAAGACTGTGATAGTGACGGGAGCGAACAGCGGGATCGGGAAAGCTACTGCAGCGGCGATTGTGAAGCTCCAAGGCCGGGTGATAATGGCCTGTCGGGACCAAACCAGGGCCGAGGAGGCTGCCCAGAACATCCGCCAGGAGACCGGGGCAGACGCCAGACAGGTCATGGTCAAACAGCTGGACCTGGCCTCCTTGAGGTCTGTGCGCTCCTTCTGTGAAGACATTATAAAG GAGGAACCCCAGTTACATGTTCTGATCAACAACGCTGGAGTCTACCAGTGTCCTTACACCAAAACAGAGGACGGCTTCGAGATGCAGTTCGGGGTCAACCACCTTGGTCACTTCTTGCTTACCCACCTGTTGATGGACCTCCTGAAACACTCGGCACCCAGCCGCATTGTGGTAGTCTCCTCCAAGCTTTACAAACACGGTGACATTAACTTCGAAGACCTGAACAGTGAGCAGTTCTACGACAAGGCCTTTGCCTACAGTCGCAGCAAACTGGCTAACCTGTTGTTCACATGCGAGCTGGCCCGCCGACTGGAGGGCAGTGGAGTAACAGTGAATGCTCTGACTCCAGGCATCGTGAGGACTAACCTGGGACGGCATGTGCACATTCCAGTTTTAGCAAAACCGCTTTTTAACCTGATCTCCCGGGGCTTGTTTAAAAGTCCGGAGGAAGGAGCTCAGACTTCAGTGTATTTGGCCTCCAGCCCGGATGTTGACGGTGTCCAGGGAAAGTGCTTTGCCGATTGTAAGCCTCTGGAGCTTCTGGATAAGGCCACAGATCAGGAAGTGGCATCGAAACTGTGGGACATCAGTGAAGTGATGGTGGGCATAACGACTTGA